In Panicum virgatum strain AP13 chromosome 5K, P.virgatum_v5, whole genome shotgun sequence, the genomic window TTTTTGTCCTCCAAGCTTGTAGGGTTTTCAGGGGATTAAACTAAGATTTGCCCCCATTAATTACTTTTGCCCCAAACTTTTGTCGACCTGCAATTGCTCGATGAACCTGATCGATCTGGTAGTACCATCTCACCTCACTTTAGCTCATTATTAGTTTACGCGAAGCCGGGGGTACGTGTTACCCCGGCGCTAATGCAGGTGCTTTAGTTTTCCGCCTTGGATGCTTTCCGCGGGGCCCACAGGCTCAGCCAATAGGAAGGTGATGGGGTTCCTGGATTGCGATTGGTCCAGGTGTCAGTCTCTGTTATTATTAAAAAGAGCTGGTAATATGCTTCCTGTAGTGGTgatgttagttttttttttcatttttacttAATTTTGAGAGCGAGAGTGTGCAGTGATGATGTTAATTAAAAGCGTGATTTGGACGTTGATGGGGAAGGGAGAGCGAAATGGGAGGCCTTTGGACCCAATGAGAGGGTGCCATGGAATCGAAATGGGCGAATTTTCTCCATGCTTGATGCCGATGGTGGGCGCGACAGCTGCTTGTTGATTATATATTGCCCGAACTCGTTTCTTATTCAAAAGATTCAGTTTTAAGTGTACTTTGTGAGATTACCAACCGAGTGGTCCAAAGGCCAGGTGGGCACAGGCCTTAACAAAACAATATGGAAAATGTATACAAATAAGTGACCTGCCCGATTACCGAACAATGCATATCTATGACCtccacaatttttttctttaaaagcaAATGGCACGAATATGCTTAAGCCTGGTTACTAGATTGCACCTTGTGTGCAGAGCCGGATTGAAGAACTTAACTAGGGGGATTTATTttttctcctcttcttccttacTTCTCTGATCTCTTttacttcttcttcctcctctataTCTTCTTTATCCATGGCTGAAAATTGTTAGGAGTCCCCGTGGGATGGCATGGGCAGTGTACTCAGATTGGTCAAACCGGACCCGGTCACTGAGACATGTACTACGTACTACTCTGCTACCTAGCATGAAAATCATTGTCCTGCCATGAGAATGAGATCGATCGATATCGTGGCTTAACGGTGGCTATGCATATCATGTGTTTGCTTACTTGGCTCCCAGCTCTTAACTCCCTTGGGTGGTGCGCGTGCATCTAATAAGGTGATTGCTTGCATGATTATTGATAACCATATGGTTGCTTTTCCAGGATTCCAGCTGGTGCAAAAGACGGGATGAAAAAACGAACATCGATCGATCCACAAGATCTGGCTGTCCGGCCGATCGATCGGTCTGTCGATGTGTAGAGCTGTATATAGCTAGTGGTAGTAGATTATTATTACAGGCTATACGTAGAATAATATGGCTGCGGCCAGGGGGAAAGGAATAGTGCTGCTAGCTTGTACTAGCTGCCGCTACTATATACTGTTCCTCCGGGCTGTCGTTTAATCCCGTACGTCCATCCACGTGGCGCGGATCGTatggctcgctcgctcgctctcgATTGGGAGTCAAGTCCAAGTCCCCCCTCGACGACAGAGCTGCGTGCATGATGGCCGATGATTGTGATCACGGGGGTCGCTGTAGCCAGGTGAAACGCCCCTGTTCCGTTATTAATTCGGACAGATATTAGACGTGCAGCGTGGATGCTCTCGCTACGTGTACCATGGTTGTTGATCGCCGGCCGATCGTTGAGCTTTCAACCGGAAGTCATGCGTGCGCATCCAGCCAACCGGTTGAAAGCAATTCGAACTTCAGGCGGAGTTAGTAACTTGATTAGTACTATACTGGATCCATGTTTTAGTAGTACAGAGATTGTTTATTTGTGCTGTAAAAAGAAAGATACGATGAGATACAAGTCGGGTTCCGTTCGTGATACTGTGTATTTCAAAATGGAGCCGTGTGGTGTGAGATAATAGGTCTATTTGGTCCGTGTGGTAAGGTTGCCATCATCGCCACCATTTAATTTGTTAACAAAGTTGCACAACATCTCCAAATCACACTAGCCAAATCTCATTTAGCTAGCCATTTACTTATCGAAAGGGTGGGAAATTCAATATAGTTTCTCCATCCATATATACCCTTCTCCCAcgcgtcatcctcttcctcttGCCCAcaatcttctctctcctcctctccgCCCCGGCGACTGGGTAGCCACAGCCGGCCGAAGGGCACAcgtggcgagcggcggagggcgagcaaGAGGGCACGCGGGGACCGCGGTCCGCAGGAGGGGATGGCGAGCCGCGTCCACCAGGCAAAACCGCCGtccgaaataaataaaaaagaaaaagataaataaataaaaaagaaaagataaaatcgtgttactgtagcaaaaccgctgTCCGAAACCGCCTGCGGGGGctatttgaccggttttggataGTTTGGGGGGGTAAAGTAGACGGATTTGAAATTTGGGGAGTGAAGTAGACTACCACTGATAATTTATGAGATTAAGTAGATTTTTTCCATATAGGATTGTAGGAACCAGGAACGCCCGAGCCTTTGCTGTCCATAACCGCCAACGGGGAgcaaccaaaccacaaccacggTAGCTGATTACTTTACTACAACCTCGATCAGCGCATCGTTCCGTGCGCGCGCAAAGGGTAAACAACGCCTCCGGACGCTGAAAACAATCGCAAGAGGGCAGCCGTGCCGACGTCAGCGAGCCGCGCGCGGCACGTGCGCACGGCCACTGCACTACGAGGCGGCGGAAACCAAACTCACACGCGCGCgcaccgcgccggccgcggggggggggggggggggggggggggctcccaTCGCCGCCCGGGGGGAGAATCTGCTCGTTGCCAGCGGACAAGCGCGCCGGCGCCTTGCGCAcgtcgcggcgcgcgcggctagCAAGCGGGGCTTGAAAGGATCCCTCACCCGTTACGCTGGCGCCCGGGCCCCACCGTGCCGTTGGTTACCTGgaaggcccacctgtcggcggcCGCGGACCGGTGACGGAGTTCTCCGGTTGGCTGGACGAGGAATCATCCGATCGGTCGCATggatttcttttctttgggcTTTCTGGACTGGACGCGGAGGTTCCGTATGTGCCATCGCGTAATTCTAAACGTTTTCTTTTCTGTCTGAAAAGTCTACTACTGTTGGCATGTTGCTCCTGTTGGCTGTTGCTGCAGTGTGACGTGGCAGCACACCAAATTTGGCGAGGAGAGGGGACTCTGTTTTCAGTGGAACCGGCCGGCGTGTGCTTTTCCCTGACGCGCAGAGAGATGCGCGGTTCAAGCTTGATGCGATGCTACCGGCTCTCGCCTGGAAAGCAACGGTTTTCTTTGGAAAAGAAAACCTCGGACAGTATAGTAGCGGTTGACGTTTATTCCGGTGGGTAATGATGTTGCAttgttctttcttcttttttttagaaaaaaactaTTACATTGTTCTTTCTTTAAACACTCAATTTACATGCATCTTGCGTTATGTATTACTCCATACGTTAAGGTGATGAGCAAGGTCTCATCAGCCCTTGCCCTTGATTCACCCTCAGCTACAAGTTCGCCACAGCTTCACGTGGTTCGTACATCGTAATGGATAatttatatctatatctattactaaagcgagtaaggtttctACTCAAATTATTGATTTGATATATTGGTTTGGTCCACCTATTTGACAAGTGGGCTTAGTCCATTCCATATGTGAGTCGGACCAACTCCCTAAATTTGTCGGTAGCAACGCATGTGCATAATTGCCTAGTAATAATAATAGTAGTAGTAGAATAGTCGAAATGAGGATCACCAAGGCATCAACACATTCCGGGAAAATGGAAGTAAAAGAAACCAAGGCGCTCGATTATCATCATTTAGCTAATTCATTACATGAGCACCGCAGCATTCCGATGGCACGATCATGCCAATTTATGCATTGGCACGTAGTACATCATACTAGTAGATACAACACCACGACCAAGCTGCGCATCAACACGTCGCCGATCGATCCATTCCCAGCGTCTCCACGGAACTAAACGATCGTCCCGGTTAGGGGTGCCAATGGGCAACCATTAGGTGCCCCTCCAATccactttagttcaaaattttgtattaattCTCCAAAACCATATCTCAATTTGGAaaactagtacaaaattttgaactaaagagggttggaggtgcacctaaggatcaCGCATTTGCACCCCTAGTCCCGGTGTAGATCGGCCATCCGTATGGTCACTCCTCGCCGAAGACGGCCTCCCAGACGTCCTCGAAggcggcgaggatggccggGTGGTGGCGCGGGGAGTTGAGCGAGAGGTACGACCCCAGGAGCTCCTCCATCCGCCCCACGCTGCCGATGCGCCGCTCCACCACCATCTCCACCATCGAGCTACGGAAGTCCAGGTACGGGTTGCTCGAGCGCTTCACCACCGCCATGCCCGCGCCGCCGGTTGTCTtcgtctcctccgccgcggcgcccatCGGCTTCTTGacgctcaccccctcctctcccttcttcttcctcccgtcgAACCCCCTGTGCTTCCTCGTCTCCACCGACACCAGCGGCCGGAAGGCGCCGTCGGCTGGGGCTGCCTCGCCGGTACTTcttggcggcgcgcggcgcggcgcgcggcgagccgTCGTGCTCCTGTGGCTCTTCCTCGTGCTGCTGCGGTAGAACTCGGAGGAGTCCGACGAGAGGCTGAGGGACGAGAAGAGCGTCCTCGtctcggcctcctcgccgcccgcctccccgTCGCAGCTGCTGAACGGCGCGACCTCGTCGTCCgtcgcggaggaggcggaggagggcgaCCAGCTGTACGGCGCGGGCGTGCtccggggccgccgcgcgcggccccaggacgaggacgacgacgacaggtGCCGACGCGACGCCGACGGGGACCGCGCCGCGGGCTTGCCCCCGGCGCCGCCCTTGCCCCGCTTCCCGACGACGTCCCTCGCCGGCACCGACAagcgctgcagcagcggcgcgtCGGAGTGGAACGAGCGCCGGCCAGAGGCGGCCGCGTTGCCGCCGGTGCAGTCCACGGATATGTGGACGAGCGACGCGCtccgggtgcggcggcggctgcggcgcgggaggaggcccTCGGCCGTGGGCCGCTCGTAGGTGCAGGGGGTGCAGAAGTACGGGGAGGGCGGCGCTTCCTGCTGGCGGGGGGAGGAGTCGGCGCCGGCCCGGGCGAGGCTCACGAAGGCCGTTCCCGCGGTGGCGCTGGcgcaggcgccggcgccggcggacgtGGTGTTGGTGGTGCAGGAGGAGCGCGTGAGGATCTGCGCGAGCCGCTGCTtcaggcggccgccggcgctgtcccggcggcgggggctcTTGTCCACGAACGGCGTGTGCATCGCGGTGTGCGCGCGCGCTACGGCCCCAGCGGGAGCCGGGAGGAATGGTGGATTGACGTGAACGGCGGAGACGGACGTCCTGTCTCTGGTGTCCCTCACTTTGGCCAGGCCCCAGGCAGGCTCACACTCGCCTCGCAGCTTCTTGCTTTGCTTTGGCTTAATAAGGCAGTGCGAAGCGAGTAGAAGAAGAATCCGCCGAGATTTCTTAGCCACGTGTTGCCCGTAGGATTGTGTACTGCTAGGGTACGTAGGGGAGGCTTAAAAAATACTACTGGAAGGTAGAAAAACCGTGAGCccgaagcaagttgcaaatacaaCAGGCTGCGTGCATCAGTACTGTGCAGCGACGCATATGCTTCGTGCCGCCCATGGCGGGCCAGTACGGGTCATGGTAGGTGAGCAGTGAGCACGCACGGCCTCTGGCTCCCTGGCCGCAGGGGGACCGCGGCCGGGGGGAATGTGCACGAACGTAACACTGATCCGATCACGCAGGCACAGCGCCGCCACGTCGGTGGGTGCAGAGAACAAGCGCAAGCCAACGAACGAGGAGAGCCAGTACGGCGCTGCCGGCCGGGCTGCCCGATCGACGACGACTCCGCGTGCCAGGACGAGGGTTCACCTTACCGGTGGTAAATCGCCGGTTATCGGTGATTTTTACCGTTATTGCTACTTGGCGGCAATACTTACCGGTAGCGGTAAGTGGTGTTTTtcgattcaaaatttaaaaatacaaaagttAAAAAAACAATTACCGTTATAGTGAAAACAATAAAATCTAGGTGAATCCTGGCCAGAACCCGACCGACCcaggcggtggtggcctgcTGGTACGTTCGTCGAGTGGTCCTCCCGCCGGCCGCTTGCGGCCTGCTGCTAGCTGCGGCGTGCCGTGTCGGCCGGGGTGGCCCCGTTGaccgcctgcgcgcgcgcgccgcacgGGTCGTGATGGCGCGAGGTGgatgccgcgccgcgcccgtgaCCTGACCGCCGTCATTTTTGGGCATCTTTTTCGTTGCTAGTACTCGGACTACTAGGTGGGTTGCGCCATCGCCGGCCAGAGGTGGAGGGATCAGTTGATCCGTCCTCGCAATAATTCACAAGCTAGCCTAGGCGCCTAGCACACGATCTGTTCTCTCCCCGATTGATGCGCCGGCAGCAAGAGGCCGGGCACTCTCGCCTTCTTGACCTCAGCGCGCCTTTTTGTTATCGGAGACAGTGCACGCAGGAGCACCAAACGCAAGCAGACATTCCCCGACCTAGGCACCTAGGAGTACAATCTGTTCCTCCGTCCATCGACCGTCCCTCGCTCTGATTTCAAACAGACGGCACACCGAGTTTTAGAGAGGACGAAACAAACCCAACGGCCTAATCTCGCTCCGCCCCAGGCATAATCCCCTTTTTTTTCCGCCACTGCACGGAGTTGATTTGTAGCCACACGATTAGGAGGTAGCGGAATGATCGATGTAGACGACTAGACGTGTGTGCTGCACGCAGCTCCCGAGATGCCGCAGCTGGGTTCGTTACGGAATCGTATGCGCCCGTGTCCTGCTCAATGACTCCTCGCGGTAACGCGCCAAAAAGGGTAGACACGCCCATGTAAACCCATCCATGCGGGTACTGCGCCAAGTCCGTGGAGGAGAAGCTAGCTTACACCAGGAAAGGAACAGGTTGCAGCCTGGTACGGTGCTCTTGATCAGACAGCAGGCCCCCGTCGCCTGCGGCAGAAAATTAAGAAAAGGTCATGGCGGGATTCGAAACCATGCATGTGGACTAGAGGATGCGGCGTCAATGGCCAAGAACAAAGGGACAGGGCAGCGCAAAGGCCATGCAACGACTATGCAAGCGTCATGCCTCGCAGCAACCGTGCTTGCAGGAGAAAGTGAAAAGCACGGCATGGGTGCGGTGACGACTGACGAGAGGAAGACGAAGCAGACCTCCTGGATTAGCAATGATTAATTATATTGTGGGGCAGAAGGGAAAGAGAGGGCCCTTTGTTGGTTTCCCGTTTGTCTCGGCGTGTCACAGGCCGAGCTTAGTTGCGGCGGAGCATCTTCGCCCTGCGGCCAACCCATATCCGTGGACTAATTTCTTCGACTCGCCATCAGAGCTGTGTTCAACTCCCCCTGACACTGGCATGTGAACACCAAAGGAAGGCCTGACGACGCATCgttaaggaaaaagaaatgggaaCCAGGCCACCCGCCCACCCCCTCCTAAAATGGCTCAATTTTGAGCTATGGGACAGCtggtacttttttttttgaaacgaacagGTGGTACATTTTCTGCTCTTTGTTTGTATAGCAATCTTAGTTTGGGCATGCAGTAAGGTGCTACTTGCACTGGTTCCGATTCTTCCAAATGCAGCCAGTTTCATGTGACCAGTGGAAAACAACGGCATCAGTGGTCACGCCGGCGCGGTCCATACTCCATACGGCGGGGGGTCATCACTGCCCCTGCCGGTCCAGCCCGGCAGAGGCTAGCTACCTGCAGATCAAACGAGTCCGATCCCCAAACGAATCTGGCCGATCGATCAGAAAACGAACCCAGATGCCGCCGGCGTGTACGCCTGCGCCGGAGAGGAAATAAAGGCTTCGGCgaaccgtcgtcgtcgtccctgTGGAGTACCTGCTGCCTGCTGGAGCCTCCTTGGAGGGTATTGATagtttacggtcaaccgtacgggAGGCTCCCGTATggtcgattttccgaccgttgctttttttctatttatagaatttttttttgttattttctgattaaattttttttaaaaaaaatacaagaaaaattttggagaccGAAAAACATTTCAAGCAAAATATGAGAgcagaaaaaatttcaagaaaaaaaattggagaccagaaaaaaatttcaagaaaaaaaatggagagcacaaaaattttaagaattttttttgcatcattaaaaaaaatattcattcgaaaaaaatcaaaatgaattcaaaaaaaaattgttgaaaattctttgcaaaaaaaaactggaggcgcgaggcggcggcggatccgtgTTGccccgtcgtcctccccgccgACGGGGGAGCGCGCGGCCCAGGGAGGCTTGAGGCCGCCGCACCCCGgggaggcggatccggcggtggcgacgtcggtggagcgcgcggcggcggcagcgcgcggatccggcggcggcacacTGCTAGTCTTCCCACCACAGCTGCCCGTCTTCCCACCGGCACCGCACCACCCCGCCGGCGTCGCGCAGCGACCCAGGGAGCCGGAtttggcggcgcgcggcggtgggggaGCCCGCGGCGGCCCAGGGAGGCGGTCCATCgacggcgcgcgggggaggcgcggcggattCAGGGAGGGGGAGCAGCCGGCTCAGTGAGGGGAGGGAAGCGCGGcttgagggaggaaggggaggcggcggccgccatggATCTGGTCTAGcggaaggaaggggaagggaagGGGGCGGGGATGGGAGAGGCGCGGTCGCCATGGGGAGCGGAGCTCCCACGACCGGAGCCGAGATCCAGGAGAAAATGGTGAGGGAGAATGGGGAAGGGGGAAGGAGGCGGAAGGCTGcgggagaaggggagggattggatcgggaggggaggggagggggaaagGTGAAGGGGAGAGTGTGGGAGGGGAGGGTGCGGGAGGATCCAGAAGATGGGAGTGGGTGGAGAGATCGACCGTGAGTTTAAAAACTCACGGTTGACTGTAGATTCAGCATCCCGCTCCTTGGATGCCATGCCTTCTACGCCCTCCTTGATCTGTAGTCTGTACCCAGCACCAGCTTGCATTGACTGCTCTCTTCAACATCCATCGCGCCTGAAACGGATGCTTTGCAGGTCTATAGACAACTGAACATGGAGCGCAAATGCCATCACCATCACCGCCATCATCCGGCGAGCGATTTATCTTAAACAGGTGCGGGTCCAAACTCCAAATACGATCAAtgatttggatgcattcgagaGAGGGCATGCATGAATGCAGGAGGCTAAGCATTTTCTTTTGTCAGGTACGTATGTGTAGACGCATGTGATCTCGCGAGGGCGATGCTTGCCGCAATCAATGAGCGCCAACAAAAACCCTGGTCATGAAAATCAACGCCGCGCCGCTTACACCACTCCCTGGTTTCTAGGGTTCCAGCTGTAGAGATAGTCTCCAGCGGTCCTGCTGTGCGTCTGCGTCTGCATCCAGGCACCACCTGATCATTGCAGACACCCTCATATTCGGCCAAACTTTAAAGACCAGGGAAAAAGGAAGATTGGGATCGGATATAGCCAAGCTAGCCAAAACCATGATGAAACTTCTGTCATGGAAGGGTTCAGGCTCCAGGTGTAAGAAGAGGCACTCGCAATGATGAACGGTTCTTTATCGGCAGCCGAAAGAGTTCAGGACTGCAGCAACCATGAATGCAACCGAGTATAGCTTGTGCAAACTTTACATAACCTGAAAAATGCAACACCTGTTTTGGTACGTCCGGTCCCGTGCAAACCTCCAATTTTCCAATCTTCAGAATAGTCAGAAGGCATAAAGTGCAGTGAtcctgttgacgaccaaaattggcaccggtaacagaccggtctgatcggtgcttgagggcggtctgaccggtctggaccatatagccggtctggcaacaccgaccggtctgaccggtgggtctgaccggtctacctAGAATCCGAGTACAGCTAGAactctttgtagatttagatctgtaataggattttttgcgggataagtccaccccaccctataaatataaagggtcacggccgattagggcatccaatcgatcaaatcaatacaacttttatctttttacttttctcttgccctagcttttctAATCTACTATTTGTTGTCCCtccgtcgtctctacgtcgattgagggcgttctaggtggcctgccgaccctagaacaaccctacgtgcgcctgccccgacgggtcttcccgggctaacgTTCGTAGGCTTCATCACTGTtctgccggcggcgaccggtctgaccgctccaagggaccggtctgaccggtctacgcagaaagcgctgcagcgagctgcctcttcgcgccgcacgttcgagt contains:
- the LOC120707481 gene encoding transcription repressor OFP3-like; protein product: MHTPFVDKSPRRRDSAGGRLKQRLAQILTRSSCTTNTTSAGAGACASATAGTAFVSLARAGADSSPRQQEAPPSPYFCTPCTYERPTAEGLLPRRSRRRTRSASLVHISVDCTGGNAAASGRRSFHSDAPLLQRLSVPARDVVGKRGKGGAGGKPAARSPSASRRHLSSSSSSWGRARRPRSTPAPYSWSPSSASSATDDEVAPFSSCDGEAGGEEAETRTLFSSLSLSSDSSEFYRSSTRKSHRSTTARRAPRRAPPRSTGEAAPADGAFRPLVSVETRKHRGFDGRKKKGEEGVSVKKPMGAAAEETKTTGGAGMAVVKRSSNPYLDFRSSMVEMVVERRIGSVGRMEELLGSYLSLNSPRHHPAILAAFEDVWEAVFGEE